One genomic window of Camelina sativa cultivar DH55 chromosome 5, Cs, whole genome shotgun sequence includes the following:
- the LOC104786061 gene encoding LRR receptor-like serine/threonine-protein kinase FLS2, producing MYIQCWSNMSAFEHVYIETLDKRNKTNSAFKSMNLKLKLRPSFFLFSLVLILLLTVPDFGSAAKPKCISTERQALLTFRASLNDTSGRLKSWSGPDCCNWSGVLCDVRTSHVVKIDLRNPVQDVRSDEYERSSLRGKLHQSLTSLKFLSYLDLSSNDFGGVEIPEFIGQIVSLRYLNLSSSSFSGEIPANLGNLSKLESLDLSASSLRASNLRWLSGLSTSLKYLNMANVNLSGAGETWLEDFSKVTALKELRLSDSEIKNLPLSLSSSANLKHLEVLDLSGNSLNTPIPNWLFGLTNLRELSLRWCFLEGSIPTGFKNLKLLETLDLSNNLALQGEIPSVLGDLPRLKFLDLSANELNGQINGFLDALSRNKGNSLVFLDLSSNKLAGTLPESLGALRNLQTLDLSSNSFTGSVPSSIGNMASLKKLDLSYNTMNGSIAESLGKLAELVDLNLMANTWEGVLQKSHFVNLRSLKTIRLTTEPYRSLIFKVPSTWIPPFRLELIQIENCQIGPSFPMWLQVQTKLNYVVLRNTGIEDTIPDSWFSGISSEVTYLILANNRIKGRLPQKLAFPKLNNIDLSSNSFEGPFPLWSTNATELRLYENNFSGSIPQNIDVLMPRIQNIYLFHNSFTGNIPSSLCDISGLQILSLRKNHFSGSLPNCWHRQFMLYGIDASENNLSGQIPESLGQLPSLSVLLLNQNALEGKIPESLQNCSGLTNIDLGGNKLTGKLPSWLGKLYSLFMLRLQSNSFIGQIPDDLCSAPNLRILDLSGNKISGPIPKCISNLTAIARGTNNEVFQNLVFIVTRAREYQDIVNSINLSGNNISGEIPREILGLPYLRILNLSRNSIAGSIPEKISELSRLETLDLSRNKLSGAIPQSLAAITSLQSLNLSYNKLEGSIPKLVKFQDPSIYIGNELLCGKPLPKKCPKDIK from the coding sequence ATGTACATACAATGCTGGTCTAATATGTCTGCGTTCGAACATGTATATATTGAAACGttagacaaaagaaacaaaacaaactcagcTTTTAAAAGTATGAATCTCAAACTTAAGCTCAGGCctagcttcttcctcttctctctggTTCTCATTTTACTTCTCACAGTCCCTGATTTCGGATCTGCAGCTAAGCCTAAATGCATATCCACCGAGCGACAAGCTCTTCTCACCTTCAGAGCATCACTCAATGATACTTCGGGTCGACTCAAATCTTGGTCCGGACCTGATTGTTGCAACTGGTCTGGTGTTCTCTGTGACGTACGGACCAGTCACGTCGTCAAGATTGATCTCAGAAACCCGGTTCAAGACGTTCGCTCCGATGAGTATGAAAGAAGTTCCTTGCGAGGGAAGTTACATCAGTCTTTGACCAGTCTCAAGTTCTTGAGCTACCTGGACTTGAGCTCAAACGATTTCGGTGGAGTCGAGATTCCAGAATTTATCGGCCAAATCGTTAGCCTAAGGTACCTGAATCTTTCTTCCTCCTCGTTTTCCGGTGAAATTCCTGCCAATCTTGGGAATTTGTCGAAGCTGGAGTCTCTTGATCTCTCCGCTAGTTCTTTGCGTGCAAGCAACCTCCGGTGGCTTTCTGGTCTGTCTACTTCTCTGAAGTACCTCAACATGGCAAATGTGAATCTGAGCGGTGCCGGTGAAACCTGGTTAGAGGATTTCAGCAAAGTCACGGCGCTTAAGGAGTTGCGTTTGTCAGATAGTGAGATTAAGAACTTGCCTCTCTCTTTGTCTTCCTCTGCGAATCTGAAGCACCTTGAAGTTCTTGATTTGTCTGGAAACTCTCTCAATACGCCAATACCCAACTGGCTATTTGGTCTCACTAACCTCAGAGAGCTATCCCTCAGATGGTGTTTTCTGGAAGGTTCCATTCCTACCGGGTTCAAGAACTTGAAGCTTCTAGAGACACTTGATCTGTCGAATAATCTGGCACTCCAGGGCGAGATTCCATCTGTTCTTGGAGACCTTCCTCGACTGAAGTTTCTTGACCTTTCTGCAAACGAACTCAATGGTCAAATCAATGGTTTCTTAGACGCCTTGTCCAGAAACAAAGGCAACAGCTTGGTCTTTCTCGATCTCAGTTCCAACAAGTTAGCTGGGACATTGCCTGAGTCGCTTGGAGCGTTGAGGAATCTGCAGACTCTGGATCTTTCATCGAATTCTTTCACGGGTTCGGTCCCTTCCTCTATAGGAAACATGGCGTCACTGAAGAAACTTGATCTCTCTTACAATACTATGAACGGGTCAATAGCAGAAAGCTTGGGGAAGCTTGCGGAGCTTGTGGATCTGAACTTGATGGCGAATACATGGGAAGGTGTTCTGCAAAAGTCTCACTTCGTGAATCTCAGAAGCTTGAAAACCATTCGTCTCACAACTGAACCATACAGATCTCTTATCTTCAAGGTACCATCTACTTGGATTCCTCCTTTCAGACTAGAGTTAATCCAAATCGAGAACTGCCAGATCGGTCCTTCGTTTCCAATGTGGCTTCAAGTACAGACCAAGCTCAACTATGTCGTACTCAGAAACACTGGAATTGAAGATACAATACCGGATAGCTGGTTTTCAGGAATCTCTTCTGAAGTAACTTACCTGATTCTAGCAAACAACAGAATCAAAGGTAGATTACCTCAAAAGCTTGCGTTCCCAAAGTTAAACAACATTGACTTAAGCTCCAACAGCTTTGAAGGCCCTTTTCCTCTCTGGTCAACAAACGCAACGGAGCTGCGTCTTTACGAGAACAACTTCTCGGGTTCTATTCCTCAGAACATTGACGTCTTGATGCCAAGGATTCAAAATATCTACCTCTTTCATAACAGCTTCACCGGCAACATCCCATCATCTCTATGTGATATCTCCGGGCTGCAAATTCTATCTCTCAGGAAGAACCATTTCTCTGGTAGTTTGCCAAACTGTTGGCACCGGCAGTTCATGCTTTATGGAATTGATGCGTCTGAGAATAACTTATCAGGCCAAATACCAGAGTCTTTAGGTCAGTTACCTTCTCTCAGCGTCTTGCTTCTGAACCAAAATGCGTTGGAAGGTAAAATCCCAGAGAGTCTTCAGAATTGCTCTGGACTTACGAACATCGATCTTGGAGGAAACAAGCTGACTGGGAAGCTTCCTTCATGGTTAGGAAAGTTGTATTCTCTGTTCATGCTTCGTCTGCAAAGTAACTCCTTCATTGGCCAAATCCCAGATGATCTCTGCAGCGCTCCTAATCTACGCATTCTGGATCTCTCCGGAAACAAAATCTCCGGACCAATTCCAAAATGCATCAGCAATCTCACAGCCATTGCTCGAGGTACAAACAACGAGGTGTTTCAGAATCTAGTCTTCATTGTGACAAGAGCTCGTGAATACCAAGACATAGTCAATAGCATAAACCTTTCAGGAAACAACATAAGCGGAGAGATCCCAAGAGAAATCTTGGGACTCCCGTATCTTCGAATCTTGAATTTATCAAGAAACTCCATAGCAGGAAGCATTCCAGAGAAGATTTCAGAACTGAGTCGCTTGGAGACGCTTGATCTATCAAGAAACAAGCTTTCTGGAGCCATTCCTCAGAGCTTGGCAGCAATAACTTCTCTGCAAAGTCTGAATCTTTCGTACAATAAACTGGAGGGGAGCATACCTAAGCTTGTCAAGTTTCAAGATCCGTCCATTTACATTGGAAATGAGTTACTCTGTGGGAAACCACTTCCTAAAAAATGTCCAAAAGACATAAAATAG